The Nitrosomonas sp. genomic sequence CTATTAGAAATGCGGCGCCTGGCATCGAGCGGTTGAAGAGGTACCAGGCGCTGCGTTATCCGCTTCTGTTGCCTTATCTGAGTCATTTTATAAATGAACTTATACGCTTGGTGCAAGTTATTTTTGTTTTTCAGTTTTTTCCTGATAGCCATGCAGATTGCAGGATATTCATTTTCGCAGCCGCAGGGCATGGTCTACTTGAAAACGGCCGATAACCGCACCAGGATTTCCCCGCAGGAAGCTGCAGTGATTGTGCAGCAATCAATTGGTGGTCGAGTACTATCAGTCAATATGGACTCATCCGGTTATCGGGTAAAAATTCTGAACAATAAAGGACATATTCAGATTGTAACGGTCGATGTTCTTAGTGGCGCCATTCTGTCCACCCGGTAATCTGCAGTGTTCGGCTGGCAGCAATTTGGTTTATTGTTGAAATTGACATGCGCATTCTGGTTATAGAAGATGAACCCCAGTTGTTAAGCCAGATTTCCAGCCAATTGGCTAAGGCCGGATTTATGGTTGATCAGTGTAGCAATGGCAGGGAAGGTCTTTACATTGCAAGTGAATATCCGCTCGATGCCGCTATCGTGGATATAGGGCTGCCTGGCTTATCTGGACTGGAAATCGTCGCCACGTTACGCAAGCAGGGAAAATTACTTCCCATTCTGTTACTGACCGCACAGAGTAGCTGGCAGGACAAGGTTGTCGGGTTGGAAGCCGGTGCCGATGACTACCTCGCCAAGCCATTTCAATTTGAGGAGTTGCTTGCCAGAATCAAGGCGCTGCTGCGTCGCGCGGCAAGCATTGCGGACTCGGTATTGACGATGGGGCCGATTTGCCTGGATACCGCTACCCAGGTAGTCAGTATCAATAACGAGACCGTTAATCTCACTTCCTTCGAGTATCGCTTGCTGGAGCTTTTGATCCGTAACCAGGGAAACATCATTAACAAACAAACTATTACGGATTATCTTTATTCTCATGGCGATGACCATGACAGCAATGTGCTCGAAGTGCTCATTAGCCGCTTACGCCGTAAACTCGATCCCGATGGAGTGCTCAATCCAATCCAGACGGTGCGTGGACGAGGGTATCGCTGCTCCGTGCAGTTGTCCCGGTAACCCGTTCTTTTTGCATCGTTGATTAACGCCAGTATGATGTCCCTCAATCAGCGCATTTTATCCAGCGCATTCTTTGTGTTGATTCTCTTTGTGGTCGGAACCGCTATTACCCTGGATCGTGCCTTTCAGGACAGCGCTCTTGCCGCATTGCAGGACCGGATGCTGGGAAAACTTTATTTGCTGATGGGTGACGCGGAAGTTGATTCGGACGGTAATTTGGCCATGCCGGAGGAGTTTCCGGGATTCCCGCAAATGGGTCAACTGCATTCCGGCACCGCTGCTTTTATTACGAATGGTACTCAACAGATAGTATGGCAGTCACTTTCCGCATCCCCTCTTTCTGTGTCACTAATCAATATGTCATTGGCAGACCGGCAGCAGTTCAAGCGTGTGATGCTGAACGACATTCCCTATTTTCTTTACCATTATCCTGTTCAGTGGGAAACCGAGGTGAAAGACTATCCGTTTGTCTTTCACTTATTAATGGACAGCGCACTGTTTGACAACCAGATAGACCAATATGAAAACACCTTGTGGAGCTGGTTGGCTGTCATCGCCTTGTTATTATTCATCGCGCAGGCTATTGCGCTGCATTGGGGGCTGCGACCCATGCGCAAGGTGGCGGAGGAGCTGAATTTGATCGAAACCGGCCAGCAGGAAAATCTGGGGGGCCGGTATCCGGTCGAACTCAGCAAGTTGACTGACAACATCAATTCATTGATTCAGCACGAACGCAAGCATCAGCAACGTTACCGAAATGCACTGGCCGATCTGGCTCACAGCCTCAAAACACCACTTGCGATTCTGCAGGGTGCGATCAAGACAGAGACCGATCCCCATAAACTGAAATTGCTGGCCACTCAGCAGATAGAGCGCATGGATAATATCGTTCAATATCAACTGCGACGCGCAGCCACTATTGCCAAGCTGCCGGGTGCAAGATTAATCAGGCTACAACCTATAATTGAGAAAATCGTGAATGCTGTCAGTCGCGCACATTACAGCAAACAGCCCCGAATCGATATCAGGCTCGATTCTGCCATTAGTCTGCAAATCGATGAGGGTGATTTGCTGGAATTACTGGGTAATCTGGTTGATAACGCATTCAAATGGTGCCGAGAGAAGGTAACTATCACGGCCTGTCGTGAACTGGACAGAATTGTGATCAAAATTAGTGATGATGGACCTCATATTTCCGAAACCGAAGCCAGTAAAATTCTGCAGCGGGGTGTGAGAGCGGATTCTTCTGTCCCTGGGCATGGTATCGGGCTGGCGATCGTTCAGGATATTTTGCAGGCCAACGACGGGCAGTTAACTATCGTACCGGAGGGCGCGGCTGGCAAAAGTTTTGTCATCAGCTTTAATCAATCTTTCAAGACACCTGAATCACCCCGGGTTTTCCGGGGATAAAATGATTTGAGAGGAGCTGACCGGATTCCAGGATTCGGAGCCTGTTGTGGCTTTGGTTGGTGCGGCCCGCAGCGCAGCGAGGACACGGCCCTGCGCACCTTGACGGCCGGGCACTGCGGGCTACGGTCGCGGGAAAAAGCGATGAACTTGGGGAAAGGCGAATAGCGGCCGACGGGTCAGGGGGTGCGCTGAAACCAACGCCGCGCGGCGAGCGCCCCTGCGTGCCAGCAGCACGCCTAGCTGGATGGCCGTTGGCCGATCAGGTGCAACCTGTTCGGCGGCATTGCAGGGGGCCAAACGAAGTGCAGCGGGGATGGACTGACGCAGCCGACACCCTGGAGGGCAAACGCAGTGCGCAGGCCTATGAGGGCGGAGGCGTCAGCGATGAAAGCCCGCAAGGGGCGAGACGGCGCAGGCGGCTCGATGCCATGCACGACAGTGCGGCCCGGCTGTGCCGGGAGGCGCACAAGGTACTAGTCAATTACGCTGTAATGTGGGAAACTTTGCTAGGGTCTGTTGACATTTCACATAGGCAACCACAGATATCCACATGCCATGGCTACCATACTTTCGTAATTTCTCTTCAATTTGTCGTATCGTGTCGCAATTGCCCGATACTGCTTTAGCCGGGCAAAAGCATTTTCCACCAAATGCCGGTATCTATACAAACCCCAGTCCATATCCGCGTTACCCTTCAACGAGTTGCGCTTTCTCGGTATCACGGCCTGAGCCCCCTTCTGCGTTATGGAACCTCTGATCAATAACCGATCACCGATATAATTCTGCATCAAACTTTTTCGAGAAGCTATTCATGAAACCTTACCAACAGATGAGTTTTGCTGATGCCGAATACGCCAATAAGGGCAAAGTCACGCGCCGCGAGAAGTTTCTCGATCAACTTGACGGGTTATTGCCTTGGCAGGCTATGATTGATGTTATTGAGCCACACTATGCGCCAGGCAATGGGCGTGGCCGCAAACCATTTGCCCTGGAATTGATGCTGCGCGCGCATGTTGCGCAAATTATCTACAACTATTCCGATCCGGGCATGGAAGATGCGCTGTATGAGATTGAATCACTGCGCCGCTTTTGCGGCATTCGTCTGGAAGCCGTACCGGATGAAAGCACTATTTTGCAATTTCGGCATTTACTGGAAAAACACGGGTTGATGGATCAGATCTTCCAGGTCATCAACCAAACACTGAGTGAGCGTGGGCTGTTCTTGAAAGCCGGCACCATCGTCGATGCCAGCCTGATTGCCGCGCCGACTTCAACCAAAAATAAAAGCCGGTCGCGTGATCCAGAAATGCATTCCAGCAAAAAGGGCAATCAATGGTTTTTCGGCAGCAAGTTTCATATCGGCGTCGATCATGAAACCGGGTTGGTGCATACGCTCAAAGTAACCTCTGGGCATGTCAGCGACGTTGCCGAAGCCGCCGCCCTGCTGCATGGCGAGGAACAGTTTGTCCATGGCGATGCCGGATATCAGGGGCTGGATAAACGCCCGGAGATGCCGGTGGAAAACCCTCCGGCCTGCGTGATCGCGATGCGTCCGGGCAAACTGGCCAGACTCACGAAAGACGATTCCGGCGCGGCTCAACTACTGCGCGGGGCCGCCCGCGAACTGGCGAAACGCCGCGCCAAAGTCGAACACGTGTTTCGGGATATCAAAATCCGCTTTGGGTATGCTAAAAATCGCTATCGCGGCCTGGCCAAAAATGCGGCCCGTTTGACCTTCCTGACAGCCATTGCCAACGTCATCCGTGGTGACGCCTATGAACGTCGACGCCTTGTTGCGTCTGAAATTTGAAAACAAGCCAGTAAATGGACTTGTTTCCAGAGAGAAATAGCTGTTTTCATAAAAATCAGCGTCACTATTTGAAAATAGTGGCTAGCTTTTGAGTGACTGCCGTTCAGAATGTTTGTTTTTCAGAGGTTCCTTATCTGTTTCCGTATACATTCGCTATCATAGCCCTTGTCCGCAATAATCGCTTTCGCATCAGGCAGTCTGGCAATCAAATCAGGTGCTGCAGAACAATCATTGACCTCTCCGCCGGTGATTTCAAACTCAACTGGCAAGCCATAACCATCAACAGCCAAATGGATCTTTGTGGTATTGCCTGCACGACTTTTACCAATGGCCTGCGTTTCTTGATCTGCTGCTCCCGCACTATGCTGATGCGCTTTAACATAGCTGCCATCAATAAATTCCCATTCCCAATCCGGATCAATAGCCAACGCCTTGAAAATCCTTAACCATTTGCTGCTTAATGACCACGCATTGAATCTTTTGTAGATGGAATTCCAGCATCCGAACGCCTTGGGTAAGTCTCGCCACGGGCAACCAACCCGCATTCGATACAACATACCTTCTACTGTCATGCGCAGATTGCGCTTGTTATAAATCGCTTCTTGAAGCAGAATCGTCTCCAGCTTCGACCAGAGCTCATTACTGAGCATTAATCGGGGCATCGCAAACTCGTTTTGTTGGTGTGTAGGAACCCCAATATTACGAGTTTGTTTCTATCTATGAAATCCTTATCTCAAAACGTCAACAGACCCTAAGGAACCTCTGAAAAACAAACATTCTGAACGGCAGTCACTCAAAAACTGACCACTACTTCAAATAGTGACGCTGATTTTTATGAAAACAGCCGTTCCTCTCTGGAAACAAGCTCATTTACTGGCTTGTTTTCAAATTTCAGACGCAACAAGACATCGACGTTCATAAGCATCACCACGGATGACGTTGGCAATGGCTGTCAGGAAGGTCAAACGGGCCGCATTTTTGGCCAGGCCGCGATAGCGATTTTTA encodes the following:
- a CDS encoding response regulator transcription factor; protein product: MRILVIEDEPQLLSQISSQLAKAGFMVDQCSNGREGLYIASEYPLDAAIVDIGLPGLSGLEIVATLRKQGKLLPILLLTAQSSWQDKVVGLEAGADDYLAKPFQFEELLARIKALLRRAASIADSVLTMGPICLDTATQVVSINNETVNLTSFEYRLLELLIRNQGNIINKQTITDYLYSHGDDHDSNVLEVLISRLRRKLDPDGVLNPIQTVRGRGYRCSVQLSR
- a CDS encoding GHKL domain-containing protein, giving the protein MMSLNQRILSSAFFVLILFVVGTAITLDRAFQDSALAALQDRMLGKLYLLMGDAEVDSDGNLAMPEEFPGFPQMGQLHSGTAAFITNGTQQIVWQSLSASPLSVSLINMSLADRQQFKRVMLNDIPYFLYHYPVQWETEVKDYPFVFHLLMDSALFDNQIDQYENTLWSWLAVIALLLFIAQAIALHWGLRPMRKVAEELNLIETGQQENLGGRYPVELSKLTDNINSLIQHERKHQQRYRNALADLAHSLKTPLAILQGAIKTETDPHKLKLLATQQIERMDNIVQYQLRRAATIAKLPGARLIRLQPIIEKIVNAVSRAHYSKQPRIDIRLDSAISLQIDEGDLLELLGNLVDNAFKWCREKVTITACRELDRIVIKISDDGPHISETEASKILQRGVRADSSVPGHGIGLAIVQDILQANDGQLTIVPEGAAGKSFVISFNQSFKTPESPRVFRG
- a CDS encoding IS5 family transposase; translation: MKPYQQMSFADAEYANKGKVTRREKFLDQLDGLLPWQAMIDVIEPHYAPGNGRGRKPFALELMLRAHVAQIIYNYSDPGMEDALYEIESLRRFCGIRLEAVPDESTILQFRHLLEKHGLMDQIFQVINQTLSERGLFLKAGTIVDASLIAAPTSTKNKSRSRDPEMHSSKKGNQWFFGSKFHIGVDHETGLVHTLKVTSGHVSDVAEAAALLHGEEQFVHGDAGYQGLDKRPEMPVENPPACVIAMRPGKLARLTKDDSGAAQLLRGAARELAKRRAKVEHVFRDIKIRFGYAKNRYRGLAKNAARLTFLTAIANVIRGDAYERRRLVASEI